In Nocardia yunnanensis, one DNA window encodes the following:
- a CDS encoding acyl-[acyl-carrier-protein] thioesterase, whose amino-acid sequence MNQLVDRPTTPTTPTASPLELPLAPVPATGHIFDVTRRLGTVDMDENQHLRIDGIARHLQDAGVDHLVHTGALESHPHWIVRRTVIDVLRPITWPAQLRIRRWCSGISPRWCTMRVRIDSDTGGLVETEGFWIHMNKDTMSPSRVADEFFDLMCTTTDDRRLRWKQWLDAPLPATPGTRFPLRRTDTDHFQHITNTAYWHAVHEFTADTTDLLAGPHRFVLEYNKPIRYGEALDIHADRVDDAVTVWFSVDGDIRAIAQLRPAT is encoded by the coding sequence ATGAACCAGCTCGTAGATCGACCCACCACCCCCACCACCCCCACCGCGTCCCCGCTGGAACTGCCGCTGGCCCCCGTGCCTGCGACCGGTCACATCTTCGACGTCACCCGGCGCCTCGGCACCGTCGACATGGACGAGAACCAGCATCTGCGCATCGACGGCATCGCCCGTCACCTGCAGGACGCGGGCGTCGATCACCTCGTGCACACCGGCGCGCTCGAATCCCATCCGCACTGGATCGTGCGGCGCACCGTCATCGATGTGCTGCGCCCGATCACCTGGCCCGCCCAGTTGCGCATTCGCCGCTGGTGCTCGGGCATCTCCCCGCGCTGGTGCACCATGCGCGTCCGCATCGACTCCGACACCGGCGGTCTCGTCGAGACCGAGGGCTTCTGGATCCACATGAACAAGGACACCATGAGCCCCTCCCGCGTCGCCGACGAGTTCTTCGACCTCATGTGCACCACCACCGACGACCGCCGCCTGCGCTGGAAGCAATGGCTCGACGCGCCCCTGCCCGCGACCCCCGGCACCCGGTTCCCCTTGCGCCGCACCGACACCGACCACTTCCAGCACATCACCAACACCGCCTACTGGCACGCCGTGCACGAATTCACCGCCGACACGACCGATCTCCTCGCCGGCCCGCACCGCTTCGTCCTCGAGTACAACAAGCCCATCCGCTACGGCGAGGCGCTCGACATCCACGCCGACCGCGTCGACGACGCCGTCACCGTCTGGTTCTCCGTCGACGGCGACATCCGGGCCATCGCCCAGCTGCGCCCCGCGACGTAG
- a CDS encoding ADP-ribosylglycohydrolase family protein produces the protein MDLTPEQADRAAGVLLGTAAGDALGAGYEFTHPGPDVEIRMKGGGAFRWAPGEWTDDTAMAVAVARAAAAIGDICSPAGLDAVAAEFVAWWDSGPKDIGNQTRQVLEHRDTGGRAMQMRAHDLPGLKAGNGSLMRTAPVALAYLDDPERCGKAAKLVSSLTHYDMQAMQACKLWTLAIRHAVLHGTYDGLRDALSQVDTGFWEPLLDKAESGGPADFANNGWVVHALQTAWWAITHAETLPAALELAVRAGGDTDTTAAIAGGLLGARWGASAIPAEWLSLLHGYPGLGAEDLTALARRITER, from the coding sequence ATGGATTTGACGCCGGAGCAGGCCGACCGGGCCGCCGGGGTATTGCTGGGCACGGCGGCGGGCGACGCGCTGGGCGCGGGCTACGAGTTCACCCATCCCGGCCCGGACGTGGAGATCCGGATGAAGGGCGGCGGCGCGTTCCGATGGGCCCCGGGCGAGTGGACCGACGACACCGCCATGGCGGTCGCGGTGGCGCGCGCGGCGGCGGCGATCGGCGACATCTGCTCCCCGGCGGGTTTGGACGCGGTGGCCGCGGAATTCGTCGCCTGGTGGGATTCCGGGCCGAAGGACATCGGCAATCAGACCCGCCAGGTGCTCGAACACCGCGATACCGGCGGGCGCGCCATGCAGATGCGCGCGCACGATCTGCCCGGCCTCAAGGCGGGCAATGGTTCGCTCATGCGGACCGCGCCGGTGGCGCTGGCCTATCTCGACGATCCCGAAAGGTGCGGGAAGGCAGCCAAACTCGTCAGCTCCCTGACCCACTACGACATGCAGGCCATGCAGGCCTGCAAGCTCTGGACCCTCGCCATCCGCCACGCCGTCCTGCACGGCACCTACGACGGCCTGCGCGACGCGCTCTCGCAGGTCGACACCGGCTTCTGGGAACCCTTGCTGGACAAGGCCGAATCCGGCGGCCCCGCCGACTTCGCCAACAACGGCTGGGTCGTGCACGCCCTGCAGACCGCGTGGTGGGCCATCACCCATGCCGAAACCCTGCCCGCCGCACTGGAACTGGCCGTGCGCGCGGGCGGCGACACCGACACCACCGCCGCCATCGCGGGCGGCCTGCTCGGCGCCCGCTGGGGCGCCTCGGCCATCCCGGCGGAATGGCTGTCGCTGCTGCACGGCTATCCGGGGCTGGGGGCCGAGGATCTGACCGCCCTCGCCCGCCGCATCACCGAACGCTGA
- a CDS encoding PhzF family phenazine biosynthesis protein produces MEVLLHQLDAFADAPFSGNPAAVMPLLSWLPDDLLQRLAEENNLAETAFYTSALPPEAGAPPDNSPAFHLRWFTPTVEVELCGHATMAAAAQILDDMHPGADRVHFFTRSGWLRVDRDRDDLVLDLPSVSSVEIDVHEDIPRRLAHALGVRPLRAFEGTDVVLFVTAEDEVRASHPNFSAFPAMKRAAIITAEGDEVDFVSRVFAPGQGIPEDPVTGSAHAQLTPLWSRELGRTTLDARQLSRRGGALRCALSGDRVRLTGRCRRYLDGVVRLPD; encoded by the coding sequence ATGGAGGTCCTGCTGCATCAGCTCGACGCATTCGCCGACGCGCCGTTCTCCGGCAACCCCGCGGCCGTCATGCCGCTGTTGTCGTGGCTGCCCGACGACCTGCTGCAGCGGCTAGCCGAGGAGAACAATCTCGCCGAGACCGCCTTCTATACTTCCGCGCTGCCGCCGGAAGCGGGTGCGCCGCCGGACAACTCGCCCGCCTTCCACCTGCGCTGGTTCACGCCCACCGTGGAGGTCGAGTTGTGCGGGCACGCCACCATGGCGGCCGCGGCGCAGATTCTCGACGATATGCATCCCGGCGCGGATCGCGTCCACTTCTTCACGCGCAGCGGCTGGCTGCGGGTGGATCGTGATCGTGACGATCTGGTGCTGGATCTGCCGTCGGTGTCCTCGGTGGAAATCGATGTGCACGAGGATATTCCGCGCCGGCTCGCGCACGCGCTGGGCGTGCGCCCGCTGCGCGCCTTCGAGGGCACCGATGTGGTGCTGTTCGTGACCGCCGAGGACGAGGTGCGCGCCTCCCACCCCAACTTCTCGGCCTTCCCGGCCATGAAGCGGGCCGCGATCATCACGGCGGAGGGCGACGAAGTCGACTTCGTCTCCCGGGTTTTCGCGCCCGGTCAGGGCATTCCCGAAGATCCCGTGACCGGTTCCGCGCACGCCCAGCTGACCCCGCTGTGGAGTCGCGAACTCGGCCGCACCACGCTCGACGCCCGCCAGCTCAGTCGCCGCGGCGGCGCGCTGCGCTGCGCGCTGTCCGGCGATCGGGTGCGCCTCACCGGCCGTTGCCGGCGGTACCTGGACGGCGTGGTTCGCCTGCCGGACTGA
- a CDS encoding cation-translocating P-type ATPase, with protein sequence MSITAQAASPPSPPALGLSADEVEQRRRDGRTNDVPERASRSVAEIVRANVFTRINAILGVLFVLVLATGSLIDGMFGLLIIANSAVGIIQEIRAKNTLDKLAIVGQAKPVVRREGKPVEVSPQEIVLDDIIELGPGDQIVVDGEVVEAELLEVDESLLTGEADPIDKTVDAQIMSGSFVVSGSGAYRATKVGKDAYAAKLADEASKFTLVKSELRSGIDTILKVITYLLIPAGLLSIYNQLVSSKESWRPAVNGMVAALVPMVPEGLVLMTSIAFAVGVVRLGARKCLVQELPAIEGLARVDVVCADKTGTLTENGMRLAEIRPVTSDGAGPNDENTLRQVLAALAADDPRPNASVLAIKEALPDAPGWRSTGVAPFSSAKKWSGMSYGEHGNWLMGAPDVLLESGSEIADTAQEIGAEGLRVLLLASSDKPVDAPDAPGQVTPAALVVLEQKVRSDAKETLEYFASQHVSTKVISGDNAVSVGAVASSLGLTGGGEAVDARTLPTDQNELADVLDHKTVFGRVRPDQKRAMVSALQSRGHTVAMTGDGVNDVLALKDADIGVAMGSGSPATRSVAQIVLLDNKFATLPYVVAEGRRVIGNIERVSNLFLTKTVYSVVLAFLVGIAGIGSQIFSYKAIGYPFLPRHVTIAAWFTIGIPAFILSLAPNNERARTGFVGRVMRLAVPSGTVIGVMTFISYLIAYKGPDAGETAKVQAGTTALITLLIVAVWVLAIVARPWNWWKILLIVGSVVGYLILFSVPFTRHFFKLDPSNVALTTSAVVCGAIGIVLVEAAWWLSAKYLGESPHTRAATAETD encoded by the coding sequence ATGTCGATTACTGCGCAGGCAGCTAGTCCACCCAGTCCCCCCGCGCTGGGACTCTCCGCCGACGAGGTGGAACAGCGGCGGCGGGACGGCCGCACCAACGATGTGCCCGAACGGGCCAGCCGGTCGGTCGCCGAGATCGTCCGGGCGAACGTCTTCACCCGGATCAACGCCATTCTGGGTGTGCTGTTCGTGCTGGTGCTCGCCACCGGTTCGCTCATCGACGGCATGTTCGGGCTGCTGATCATCGCCAACAGCGCGGTCGGCATCATCCAGGAGATCCGGGCCAAGAACACCCTGGACAAGCTCGCCATCGTCGGGCAGGCCAAACCGGTGGTGCGCCGCGAGGGCAAACCGGTCGAGGTGTCCCCGCAGGAGATCGTGCTCGACGACATCATCGAACTCGGGCCCGGCGATCAGATCGTCGTCGACGGCGAGGTGGTGGAGGCCGAACTGCTCGAGGTCGACGAGTCGCTGCTCACCGGCGAGGCCGACCCCATCGACAAAACCGTTGACGCGCAGATCATGTCGGGCAGCTTCGTGGTCTCCGGCAGCGGCGCCTACCGGGCCACCAAGGTCGGCAAGGACGCCTACGCCGCCAAGCTCGCCGACGAGGCCAGCAAGTTCACGCTGGTGAAGTCCGAGCTGCGCAGCGGTATCGACACCATTCTGAAAGTCATTACCTACCTGCTGATTCCGGCGGGCCTGCTGTCGATCTACAACCAGCTGGTGTCGTCCAAGGAATCCTGGCGGCCGGCGGTCAACGGCATGGTGGCGGCGCTGGTGCCCATGGTGCCCGAGGGCCTGGTGCTGATGACCTCCATCGCCTTCGCGGTCGGCGTGGTGCGCCTGGGCGCGCGCAAGTGCCTGGTGCAGGAGCTGCCCGCCATCGAGGGGCTGGCCCGCGTCGACGTGGTGTGCGCCGACAAGACCGGCACGCTCACCGAGAACGGCATGCGGCTGGCCGAGATCCGGCCGGTCACCTCCGACGGGGCAGGACCCAACGACGAGAACACCCTACGTCAGGTGCTGGCCGCGCTCGCCGCCGACGATCCGCGACCGAATGCCTCCGTGCTCGCCATCAAGGAGGCGCTGCCGGACGCGCCGGGCTGGCGCTCGACCGGGGTCGCGCCGTTCTCCTCCGCCAAGAAGTGGTCCGGCATGTCCTACGGTGAGCACGGCAACTGGCTGATGGGCGCGCCGGACGTGCTGCTGGAGTCGGGCTCCGAAATCGCCGACACCGCACAGGAAATCGGGGCCGAGGGGCTGCGCGTGCTGCTGCTGGCCAGCAGTGACAAACCGGTGGACGCGCCCGACGCACCCGGGCAGGTGACCCCCGCCGCACTGGTGGTGCTGGAGCAGAAGGTGCGCTCCGATGCCAAGGAGACGCTGGAATACTTCGCCTCCCAGCATGTCTCGACCAAGGTCATCTCCGGTGACAACGCGGTGTCGGTCGGCGCGGTCGCGTCCTCGCTGGGCCTGACCGGCGGTGGGGAGGCGGTGGACGCGCGTACCCTGCCGACCGACCAGAACGAGCTGGCGGATGTGCTGGACCACAAGACCGTATTCGGACGCGTGCGGCCGGACCAGAAGCGCGCCATGGTCTCCGCGTTGCAGTCGCGCGGGCACACCGTGGCCATGACCGGCGACGGTGTCAACGACGTGCTCGCGCTCAAGGACGCCGACATCGGCGTCGCCATGGGTTCGGGCAGCCCGGCCACCCGGTCGGTGGCGCAGATCGTGCTGCTGGACAACAAGTTCGCCACGCTGCCCTACGTGGTCGCCGAGGGCCGCCGGGTCATCGGCAATATCGAGCGGGTCTCCAACCTGTTCCTCACCAAGACCGTGTACTCGGTGGTGCTGGCGTTCCTGGTCGGCATCGCCGGCATCGGATCACAGATTTTCAGCTACAAGGCGATCGGGTATCCGTTCCTGCCGCGGCACGTGACGATCGCGGCCTGGTTCACCATCGGCATTCCGGCGTTCATCCTGTCGCTGGCCCCCAACAACGAGCGGGCCCGCACCGGATTCGTCGGGCGCGTCATGCGTTTGGCGGTGCCGTCGGGCACGGTGATCGGCGTGATGACGTTCATCTCCTACCTGATCGCGTACAAGGGACCGGACGCCGGGGAGACCGCGAAGGTGCAGGCGGGCACGACGGCGCTGATCACGCTGCTGATCGTCGCGGTGTGGGTGCTGGCGATCGTGGCGCGGCCGTGGAACTGGTGGAAGATCCTGCTGATCGTGGGTTCCGTTGTGGGATACCTGATCCTGTTCTCGGTCCCGTTCACCCGGCACTTCTTCAAACTCGATCCGTCCAACGTGGCGCTGACGACCTCGGCCGTCGTCTGCGGTGCGATCGGCATCGTGCTGGTCGAGGCGGCGTGGTGGCTCAGCGCCAAATATCTCGGCGAGTCGCCGCACACGCGCGCGGCCACGGCCGAGACCGACTGA
- the rarD gene encoding EamA family transporter RarD, which yields MARPDRPASHGTRDSGIAFGVGAYFLWGLFPAFFGLLSFASAGEVLAERILWTLVVSLLAMLVAGRIGELRRIDARTWRLAAVASAAISLNWGTYVYGVISHHVVECALGYFINPLVTVAFGVLIFREKLRAPQWVALALGAAAVIVITVDYGRPPWIALVLACSFATYGLVKKVIRLDALPGLAAEGLAAAPFALIAVIVIAVTGHATFGASLPHTGLLMLTGPVTLVPLVLFALAAPRVPLSTMGILQYLTPALQLTWGVAVGHEPMPAFRWAGFALIWLALAIFTGDALRRSRRK from the coding sequence CTGGCCCGGCCCGATCGGCCGGCCTCGCACGGAACTCGCGATTCGGGGATCGCCTTCGGCGTCGGCGCGTATTTCCTGTGGGGGCTGTTCCCCGCCTTCTTCGGCCTGCTGTCCTTCGCGAGCGCGGGGGAGGTGCTCGCCGAGCGGATTCTCTGGACGCTGGTGGTGTCGCTGCTGGCGATGCTGGTGGCCGGGCGGATCGGCGAGTTGCGGCGCATCGACGCCCGGACCTGGCGCTTGGCGGCGGTCGCGTCGGCGGCGATCTCCCTGAACTGGGGCACCTACGTGTACGGGGTCATCTCGCATCACGTGGTCGAATGCGCGCTCGGCTATTTCATCAACCCGTTGGTCACGGTGGCCTTCGGTGTGTTGATCTTCCGCGAGAAGCTGCGGGCGCCGCAGTGGGTCGCGCTCGCGCTGGGCGCGGCCGCGGTCATCGTGATCACCGTCGACTACGGGCGGCCGCCGTGGATCGCGCTCGTGCTGGCCTGTTCGTTCGCCACCTACGGTCTGGTCAAGAAGGTGATCCGGCTCGACGCCCTGCCGGGTCTGGCCGCGGAGGGCCTGGCCGCCGCGCCGTTCGCGCTGATCGCCGTGATCGTCATCGCCGTCACCGGCCACGCGACCTTCGGTGCGTCCCTGCCGCATACCGGCCTGCTCATGCTGACCGGTCCCGTCACCCTGGTGCCGCTGGTGTTGTTCGCCCTGGCCGCGCCGCGAGTGCCGTTGTCCACCATGGGAATTCTGCAATATCTGACGCCCGCGTTGCAGCTGACCTGGGGTGTCGCGGTGGGCCACGAACCCATGCCCGCCTTCCGCTGGGCCGGTTTCGCGCTGATCTGGCTGGCCCTGGCCATCTTCACCGGGGACGCGTTGCGGCGCTCGCGCCGGAAATAG
- a CDS encoding ABC transporter substrate-binding protein, protein MRYRKHLALILLAVASLLLVTGCRDSRTIPTSGGRPQITIMVGGLEKVIYLPAMLTEKLGLFRANDIDVRLLGEQSGATAETALLTGDVQAVVGFYDHTIDLQAKDQCLKTVVQFADVPGEVELVSKQDAETIKSPKDFRGRNLGVTSLGSSTDFLTQALAGQAGLGTSDYTRVKVGAGQTFIAGMNHNGIDAGMTTDPTVAKMVTSGDARVLVDMRNEQGTRGALGGLYPAASLYMRCETVANHPDIVQKLANAFAGTLRWIKTHTPEEIAAKMPSQYAGGDPKLYVKSIADSISMFNGDGLMKREGAENVLRILGQYSRNVSPVRDRIDLNATYTNEFVEKAQGARQP, encoded by the coding sequence ATGAGATACCGCAAGCACCTCGCGCTGATCCTGCTGGCCGTCGCCTCACTGCTGCTGGTCACCGGCTGCCGCGACTCCCGCACCATCCCGACCAGCGGCGGGCGGCCGCAGATCACCATCATGGTGGGCGGCCTGGAGAAGGTCATCTATCTGCCGGCCATGCTCACCGAGAAGCTGGGCCTGTTCCGCGCCAACGACATCGACGTGCGGCTGCTGGGCGAGCAGTCCGGCGCGACCGCCGAGACCGCCCTGCTCACCGGCGACGTGCAGGCCGTGGTCGGATTCTACGACCACACCATCGACCTGCAGGCCAAGGACCAGTGCCTGAAAACGGTCGTGCAATTCGCCGACGTGCCCGGCGAAGTAGAGCTGGTGTCCAAGCAGGACGCCGAGACCATCAAGTCCCCCAAGGACTTCCGGGGCCGCAATCTGGGCGTCACCTCGCTGGGCTCCTCCACCGACTTCCTCACCCAGGCGCTGGCCGGGCAGGCCGGACTCGGCACCTCCGACTACACGCGGGTGAAAGTCGGTGCGGGACAGACCTTCATCGCGGGCATGAACCACAACGGCATCGACGCCGGCATGACCACCGACCCGACCGTCGCCAAGATGGTGACCTCCGGCGACGCCCGGGTACTGGTCGACATGCGCAACGAACAGGGCACCCGAGGGGCACTGGGCGGACTGTATCCGGCCGCGTCGCTGTACATGCGCTGCGAGACCGTCGCGAACCATCCCGACATCGTGCAGAAACTGGCCAACGCCTTCGCCGGAACGTTGCGGTGGATCAAGACCCACACCCCCGAGGAGATCGCGGCCAAGATGCCCAGCCAGTACGCGGGCGGCGATCCGAAGCTCTACGTCAAGTCCATCGCCGACTCGATCAGCATGTTCAACGGTGACGGGTTGATGAAACGCGAAGGGGCGGAGAACGTGCTGCGCATTCTCGGTCAGTACTCGCGCAATGTGTCCCCGGTCCGTGACCGCATCGACCTGAACGCCACCTACACCAACGAATTCGTGGAGAAGGCCCAGGGCGCGCGCCAGCCCTGA